A window of the Candidatus Tisiphia endosymbiont of Dascillus cervinus genome harbors these coding sequences:
- the rpsC gene encoding 30S ribosomal protein S3: MGQKVNPHGFRVGPTLIKGWDSVLYADKKQYKVLLIQDLEVRNLVNKNYVQAQVSRVLIERPSNKNVIINIFAKKPGVIIGKSGNDIDKLKKSVQKITGLEEIYINIHEVKKPNIDSNIIAQTIAMQLEKRVSFRKAMKTAIQACFKQGGLGIKVACSGRLAGAEIARTEWYREGRVPLHTLRADIDYATAEAMTTYGVIGIKVWVYRGDHVENRKKHN; the protein is encoded by the coding sequence ATGGGGCAGAAAGTTAATCCGCATGGCTTTAGAGTTGGTCCGACATTAATTAAAGGTTGGGACTCGGTGTTATATGCTGATAAGAAGCAGTATAAAGTCCTTCTTATCCAAGATTTAGAGGTTAGAAATCTAGTTAATAAGAACTATGTGCAAGCACAAGTTAGTAGAGTATTAATAGAGAGGCCTTCTAATAAGAATGTTATAATTAATATTTTTGCTAAAAAGCCTGGAGTTATTATAGGTAAAAGTGGTAACGACATTGATAAATTAAAAAAATCTGTCCAAAAAATTACGGGTTTAGAAGAAATATATATTAACATACATGAAGTAAAGAAGCCTAATATAGACTCTAACATTATTGCTCAAACGATTGCTATGCAGCTTGAAAAAAGAGTGTCTTTTAGAAAAGCTATGAAAACCGCTATCCAAGCCTGCTTTAAGCAAGGAGGGTTAGGTATAAAGGTTGCTTGTTCTGGACGTTTAGCTGGAGCTGAAATAGCGAGAACAGAGTGGTATAGAGAAGGTAGAGTACCTTTACATACTTTGAGAGCTGATATTGACTATGCGACTGCTGAAGCTATGACAACTTATGGAGTTATAGGTATAAAGGTTTGGGTCTATAGGGGTGATCATGTGGAAAATAGAAAGAAACATAATTAA
- the rplP gene encoding 50S ribosomal protein L16: protein MLAPKKQKFRKAHKGRVSSKAKAGTMLAFGSFGLKSLDGLRVTARQIEAARKAAVRCMKRQGRLWIKIFPDLPVSKKPAEVRMGKGKGSTEFFAVRVSPGRIMFEVEGVTDDIATKALELASAKLPVRTKIVRRYE, encoded by the coding sequence ATGTTAGCTCCGAAAAAACAAAAATTTAGAAAAGCACATAAGGGGAGAGTTTCCTCAAAAGCAAAGGCTGGTACTATGCTAGCTTTCGGTTCTTTTGGCTTGAAATCGTTAGATGGTTTAAGGGTTACCGCAAGACAAATAGAGGCAGCAAGAAAGGCTGCAGTTCGTTGTATGAAAAGGCAGGGGAGATTATGGATTAAAATTTTTCCGGATTTGCCTGTGTCAAAGAAGCCTGCGGAAGTTAGAATGGGTAAAGGAAAAGGTTCTACTGAATTTTTTGCAGTGAGAGTATCACCTGGAAGAATTATGTTTGAAGTGGAAGGGGTTACAGATGATATAGCGACGAAAGCACTTGAGCTTGCTAGTGCAAAATTGCCTGTAAGAACAAAGATAGTGAGGCGTTATGAATAA
- the rpmC gene encoding 50S ribosomal protein L29: MNNLGVSAKELVRQTTEELHKKRILFKKEFFNLRFQRTLGELQNTSRFSFVKKTIARINTELTIRSKTGE; the protein is encoded by the coding sequence ATGAATAATTTAGGGGTATCAGCAAAGGAATTGGTTAGGCAGACTACGGAAGAGCTTCACAAAAAGAGAATTTTGTTTAAAAAAGAGTTTTTTAATCTACGGTTTCAAAGAACATTAGGTGAATTACAAAATACTAGCAGGTTTTCTTTTGTAAAAAAAACAATAGCTCGTATTAATACAGAGTTAACTATAAGATCAAAAACTGGAGAATAG
- the rpsQ gene encoding 30S ribosomal protein S17, whose amino-acid sequence MPKRVLQGVVVSSKTDKTITVKVERRFKHPKYKKIVKVSKKYAAHDPENTYKDGDKVSIVESRPISKTKSWVVLGDVKVSL is encoded by the coding sequence ATGCCGAAAAGAGTGCTACAGGGCGTTGTTGTAAGTTCGAAAACTGATAAGACTATTACAGTTAAAGTAGAGCGTAGGTTTAAGCATCCTAAATACAAAAAAATTGTAAAAGTCTCTAAAAAATATGCTGCTCATGATCCAGAGAATACTTATAAGGATGGTGATAAGGTTAGTATAGTTGAAAGTCGTCCTATATCTAAAACTAAGTCTTGGGTGGTGTTAGGGGATGTAAAGGTGTCTCTCTAA
- the rplN gene encoding 50S ribosomal protein L14: protein MIQMQSILDVADNSGAKKIMCIKVLGGSHHMIANLGDVIVVSIKEALPSGKVKKGDVHRALIVRTKKGVRRADGSTIKFDSNAAVLLNKQGEPIGTRVFGPVTRELRAKKFVKIMSLAEEVL from the coding sequence ATGATTCAGATGCAGAGCATCTTAGATGTTGCGGATAACTCTGGTGCTAAAAAAATTATGTGTATTAAAGTGCTTGGTGGTTCACATCACATGATAGCAAATCTTGGGGATGTCATTGTGGTATCTATAAAAGAAGCTTTACCAAGCGGAAAAGTAAAAAAAGGTGACGTACATAGGGCTCTAATTGTTAGAACAAAAAAGGGTGTTAGAAGGGCAGATGGTAGTACAATTAAGTTTGATTCTAATGCAGCAGTACTTTTAAATAAGCAAGGAGAACCAATAGGTACAAGAGTTTTTGGTCCTGTAACTAGAGAATTAAGGGCAAAAAAATTCGTTAAGATTATGTCACTTGCAGAAGAGGTGTTGTAA
- the rplX gene encoding 50S ribosomal protein L24, whose translation MIKLKIKKGDEVIVITGKNKGKKGKVLKVLPEQNRAIVSGINIVRKHVKASKTSEGGIVSKELSIHISNVAHIDPKTGNHTKVAFKFLEDGSKVRVAKKSGEIISNKEGK comes from the coding sequence ATGATTAAGCTAAAAATTAAGAAAGGTGATGAAGTTATTGTTATCACCGGAAAAAATAAGGGAAAAAAGGGTAAGGTCTTAAAGGTTTTGCCTGAGCAAAATAGAGCTATTGTTTCGGGTATAAATATTGTTCGCAAGCATGTTAAGGCGAGTAAAACAAGTGAAGGTGGCATAGTGTCAAAGGAATTATCCATACATATATCCAATGTTGCTCACATAGATCCTAAAACAGGTAACCATACAAAAGTTGCTTTTAAATTTCTAGAAGATGGCTCTAAAGTAAGAGTAGCTAAGAAGTCTGGTGAAATTATTAGTAATAAGGAAGGTAAGTAA
- the rplE gene encoding 50S ribosomal protein L5 codes for MLRFKDLYTKEIVPNLQKEFAYKNKHQMPKVVKIVVNMGVGETVADSKVINNAVNDLTLISGQKPLVTEAKKSIATFKLREGMKVGCKVTLRKDRMYDFLERLVIVALPRIKEFRGFSSKSFDGRGNFTFGIKEQIVFPEINYDKIDVIRGMDITIVTSAMNNEEGKLLLSGFNLPFYN; via the coding sequence TTGCTCAGGTTTAAAGATTTATACACTAAAGAGATTGTACCAAACTTACAGAAAGAGTTTGCGTACAAGAATAAACATCAAATGCCTAAGGTTGTAAAAATTGTTGTTAATATGGGTGTTGGTGAGACGGTTGCAGATTCTAAGGTAATTAATAATGCTGTCAATGATCTAACTCTAATTTCAGGACAAAAGCCTTTAGTAACTGAGGCCAAAAAGTCTATTGCTACTTTTAAGCTTCGTGAAGGTATGAAAGTTGGTTGTAAAGTTACTCTGCGCAAAGATAGAATGTATGATTTTTTAGAGAGATTAGTAATCGTTGCTCTACCGCGTATTAAAGAATTTAGAGGTTTCTCAAGCAAAAGCTTTGATGGTAGAGGTAATTTTACTTTTGGTATAAAAGAACAGATTGTTTTTCCAGAGATTAATTACGACAAGATAGATGTAATTCGTGGTATGGATATCACGATTGTTACAAGTGCTATGAATAATGAAGAAGGTAAATTATTACTTTCTGGCTTTAATTTGCCTTTTTATAATTAA
- the rpsN gene encoding 30S ribosomal protein S14, producing MAKVSSIKKNNRRRKMAQSLYNKRAKLKDKIYDKTLSLEERFSLVMVLAKLPRNSAMNRVRNRCELTGRPRGVYSKFGLSRNKLRDLGSKGLVPGLIKASW from the coding sequence ATGGCTAAAGTAAGTTCTATAAAAAAGAATAATAGAAGAAGAAAGATGGCACAAAGTTTATATAACAAGCGTGCTAAATTAAAGGACAAGATTTACGATAAAACTTTATCTTTGGAAGAAAGATTTTCGTTAGTGATGGTTTTAGCTAAGTTACCTAGAAACTCAGCTATGAATAGAGTTCGAAATCGGTGTGAGCTTACTGGACGTCCAAGAGGAGTGTATAGTAAATTTGGTCTATCGCGAAATAAGCTGAGAGATCTTGGTAGTAAGGGATTAGTTCCTGGTTTGATTAAAGCAAGTTGGTAA
- the rpsH gene encoding 30S ribosomal protein S8, which produces MSMTDNIADMLTRIRNGQKSKLMNISLPCSKIKCAILDVLKKEGYIKEYVVVKDGNISHIEVDLKYSVNGKPAICEISRVSKPGKRIYSSIDKLKGYYNNMGIYILSTSRGVLSDREAHSQKIGGEVICKVF; this is translated from the coding sequence ATGTCAATGACAGATAATATAGCGGATATGTTGACTAGAATTAGAAATGGTCAAAAAAGTAAATTGATGAATATATCTCTACCTTGTTCAAAAATAAAATGTGCTATTTTGGATGTTTTAAAAAAAGAAGGTTATATAAAAGAGTATGTAGTTGTCAAGGATGGTAATATAAGTCATATTGAAGTGGATCTAAAATATTCTGTTAATGGAAAACCTGCTATATGTGAAATAAGTAGAGTTTCAAAACCAGGTAAGAGGATTTATTCTTCTATTGATAAATTAAAAGGATATTATAACAATATGGGTATTTATATTCTTTCTACTTCTAGAGGAGTTTTATCAGATAGAGAAGCACATAGCCAAAAAATTGGCGGTGAAGTAATTTGTAAAGTGTTTTAA
- the rplF gene encoding 50S ribosomal protein L6 — protein sequence MSRIGKLPVPVPEGVKVELDGLKVNVVGPKGELTKTFAGNIAILLQDNQLFVKPLAETKSARSMWGTARSIINSMIKGVKEGFTEELEVNGVGYKALVKDKYLNLMLAKSHNTKVEIPQNIKVTAPKQNQIILESVDKEKLGQFISIIIKQRPPEPYKGKGIKRKGQYVQRKEGKKN from the coding sequence ATGTCACGTATTGGAAAATTACCAGTCCCTGTGCCTGAAGGGGTGAAAGTTGAACTTGATGGGTTGAAAGTTAATGTTGTTGGTCCCAAGGGAGAATTAACAAAAACTTTCGCAGGAAATATAGCAATTTTATTGCAAGATAATCAGCTTTTTGTAAAACCATTAGCAGAGACTAAAAGTGCTAGATCTATGTGGGGTACGGCACGAAGTATAATAAATAGTATGATAAAAGGTGTTAAAGAAGGTTTTACAGAAGAGCTTGAAGTCAATGGCGTTGGTTATAAGGCTTTGGTGAAGGATAAATATTTAAACTTAATGCTTGCTAAAAGTCATAATACTAAAGTAGAAATACCTCAAAATATTAAAGTTACCGCTCCTAAACAAAATCAGATTATATTGGAAAGTGTTGATAAAGAAAAATTAGGTCAGTTTATATCAATTATTATAAAGCAGAGACCACCTGAACCATATAAAGGTAAAGGTATTAAACGCAAAGGTCAATATGTTCAGAGAAAAGAAGGTAAGAAAAATTAA
- the rplR gene encoding 50S ribosomal protein L18, giving the protein MRSSKLKFDIRKARVRSKISKSNRLRLSIFKSGKHIYAQVIDDKQSITIASASTLDKEIRQLKKSNCNIGTATKVGDLIGERASLKGVQEVVFDKGGYKYHGVVKALADAARKKMKF; this is encoded by the coding sequence ATGCGTAGTTCAAAGTTAAAGTTTGATATAAGAAAGGCTAGAGTAAGGTCTAAGATATCAAAATCAAACAGACTCAGGCTGTCTATTTTTAAGTCTGGAAAGCACATATATGCACAAGTCATAGATGACAAACAATCAATAACTATTGCATCTGCTTCGACTTTAGATAAAGAAATTAGACAGTTAAAAAAATCCAACTGTAATATTGGTACAGCCACGAAAGTAGGTGATTTAATAGGCGAAAGAGCATCGCTTAAAGGGGTGCAAGAAGTTGTATTCGATAAGGGTGGTTATAAATATCATGGTGTTGTTAAGGCTTTAGCTGATGCAGCAAGAAAAAAAATGAAATTTTAA
- the rpsE gene encoding 30S ribosomal protein S5 encodes MAKAKKNTGEALTETLVDVNRVTKVVKGGRKFSFSACIVAGDKAGKVGYGHGKAKEVTEARAKATQEARKDMIKIPLYQNRTIHHDVIGKSGAAKVILRRAKAGTGVIAGGAMRAIFDSLGVHDIVAKSLGSSNVYAMIAATFDALSQLSSPKNIAERRGKRINEVSTKSTKGQQIISEPSVQV; translated from the coding sequence ATGGCTAAAGCTAAAAAAAATACGGGTGAAGCACTAACAGAAACTTTGGTGGATGTAAACAGAGTTACTAAAGTAGTAAAGGGGGGTAGAAAATTCTCTTTTTCTGCTTGTATTGTTGCTGGTGATAAAGCCGGTAAGGTTGGTTATGGTCATGGCAAAGCGAAAGAGGTAACAGAAGCTAGAGCTAAGGCTACTCAAGAAGCAAGGAAAGATATGATTAAAATTCCTCTTTATCAAAATAGAACTATTCATCATGATGTCATTGGTAAAAGTGGAGCAGCTAAAGTCATTTTAAGAAGAGCCAAGGCAGGTACTGGTGTTATCGCTGGTGGTGCTATGAGGGCAATCTTTGATTCTTTAGGAGTTCATGATATTGTTGCCAAATCTTTGGGTTCTAGTAATGTATATGCGATGATTGCTGCAACTTTTGATGCGTTATCTCAACTATCTTCTCCAAAGAATATTGCTGAAAGGAGAGGAAAAAGAATAAATGAGGTATCAACTAAATCTACAAAAGGGCAACAAATAATATCAGAACCAAGTGTGCAAGTTTAA
- the rpmD gene encoding 50S ribosomal protein L30: MSSNQEKVNEVKVKVTQIGSSIGRKYDQEETLVGLGLNKMHKSVILKDTNSVRGMIKKVQHLLKVENIN; the protein is encoded by the coding sequence ATGAGTAGTAATCAAGAAAAAGTGAATGAGGTAAAGGTTAAAGTTACCCAAATTGGTAGTAGTATAGGTCGTAAATATGATCAGGAAGAAACCTTGGTAGGTTTAGGTCTAAATAAAATGCATAAATCTGTTATTTTGAAAGATACAAACTCTGTTAGAGGGATGATCAAGAAGGTACAACATTTGTTAAAAGTAGAAAATATAAATTAG
- the rplO gene encoding 50S ribosomal protein L15, with translation MKLNELSNNFGAKKDKKRVGRGIGSGKGKTCGRGVKGQKSRSGVAIKGFEGGQMPMIKRLPKRGFNCPSSKKYSVVNIADIEFLIAENRLNSTEVVTKDRLVEVGLIKNTNLLVKLLSVSSGDFNSPLSFQLDAYSSSAKKLIEQVGGQIL, from the coding sequence ATGAAATTAAATGAGTTATCTAACAATTTTGGTGCCAAGAAAGATAAAAAAAGAGTAGGTCGCGGTATTGGCAGTGGTAAAGGTAAAACATGTGGCAGAGGTGTTAAGGGACAGAAATCTAGATCTGGTGTAGCTATCAAAGGTTTTGAAGGGGGGCAGATGCCTATGATTAAAAGATTGCCAAAGAGAGGCTTTAACTGTCCTAGTTCTAAGAAATATAGTGTAGTAAATATTGCTGATATAGAATTTTTAATAGCAGAAAATCGTTTGAACTCAACAGAAGTTGTAACAAAGGATAGATTAGTTGAAGTCGGGTTAATTAAGAATACTAACTTATTGGTTAAGTTATTATCTGTTAGCAGTGGTGATTTTAATAGTCCCTTATCATTTCAATTAGATGCTTATTCTAGCTCTGCTAAGAAGTTAATAGAACAAGTTGGTGGTCAAATATTGTAA
- the secY gene encoding preprotein translocase subunit SecY: protein MSLNSTQKSNKDLANRIIFTILALIVCRFGSFIPIAGIDSVALSSVAEQNQSGILGMFNMLSGGSLGRMSIFALAIMPYITASIIIQLMSIAYKPLENLKKEGEVGKRKINQLSRYLTVLLASFQAYGVAVSLEHVVTNVGPVVIIPGLFFKVTTVITLVVGTMFLMWLGEQITGRGIGNGSSLIIFIGIVSGVPSGIISMFELSRSGGLSPIVVMAICLGVIVIIAIIIFFEKAQRKVLVQYPKRQVGNKIYGGDSTHMPLKLNTSGVIPPIFASSILLFPVTIANFSSNNSEIMSLLTFHLGHGKPLYILLYVALIMFFSFFYTAVVFNSEETANNLRKYGAYIPGKRPGKNTAEYFDYLLTRLTVIGGIYLSFICIVPEMLMNKYAVSFALGGTSFLIVVNVVLDTFVQIQTHLFSSKYEGLIKKMKLKN from the coding sequence ATGAGTTTAAATTCCACACAAAAATCTAATAAAGACTTAGCTAATAGGATTATTTTTACTATTTTGGCTCTTATAGTATGTAGATTTGGCTCATTTATTCCTATAGCGGGTATTGATTCGGTTGCATTAAGCAGTGTGGCTGAACAAAATCAATCTGGTATACTTGGTATGTTTAATATGCTATCTGGGGGCTCTCTAGGTAGAATGTCTATTTTTGCTTTAGCAATTATGCCATATATAACTGCTTCAATTATCATTCAATTAATGTCAATAGCCTACAAGCCTTTAGAGAATTTAAAAAAAGAAGGTGAGGTTGGTAAAAGGAAAATCAATCAATTATCTAGGTATTTAACTGTTTTATTAGCTTCTTTTCAGGCATATGGTGTTGCAGTAAGTTTGGAACATGTTGTGACTAATGTAGGTCCAGTAGTTATTATACCTGGGCTTTTTTTCAAGGTTACTACCGTTATTACTTTAGTTGTAGGTACTATGTTCTTAATGTGGCTTGGTGAACAGATTACTGGTAGAGGTATTGGTAATGGATCGTCCTTAATTATATTTATAGGTATAGTGTCGGGTGTACCAAGTGGCATTATAAGCATGTTTGAGTTGTCAAGAAGTGGTGGTTTGTCTCCGATAGTAGTTATGGCTATTTGTTTAGGAGTTATTGTAATTATAGCTATAATAATTTTCTTTGAGAAGGCACAGAGAAAAGTTTTGGTACAATATCCAAAAAGACAAGTTGGTAATAAAATTTATGGTGGTGATTCGACTCATATGCCTCTTAAACTTAATACTTCTGGGGTAATTCCGCCAATATTTGCTAGTTCGATTTTATTGTTTCCTGTGACAATAGCTAATTTTTCTAGCAATAATTCAGAAATTATGAGTTTATTAACTTTCCATCTAGGGCATGGGAAGCCTTTATATATTTTGTTGTATGTTGCGTTGATAATGTTTTTTAGTTTTTTTTATACAGCAGTAGTTTTTAATTCAGAAGAAACAGCAAATAACTTAAGAAAATATGGGGCATATATTCCTGGCAAAAGGCCTGGTAAGAATACTGCGGAATATTTTGATTATTTGTTAACTAGGTTAACTGTAATAGGTGGTATATATCTTAGTTTTATATGTATAGTTCCTGAAATGTTAATGAATAAATATGCCGTATCTTTTGCCTTAGGGGGTACAAGTTTTTTAATTGTTGTTAATGTTGTTCTAGATACATTTGTACAAATTCAAACTCATTTATTTAGCAGTAAGTATGAGGGATTAATTAAAAAAATGAAGTTAAAAAACTAA
- a CDS encoding adenylate kinase yields the protein MIIVLIGSPGSGKGTQGQLLARKLNLPHVSTGDIFRQMVKVNNKDGLLIKEYMAQGKLVPPKLVNNVVKEFLTQDIYKNGYVLDGYPRNLEQANFLRMFANQKIKVVFFDIDDQVIIKRILGRFNCENCGQIYNSYFIKPKVDNVCDVCGSDKFMHRQDDDEQTIKQRIEEYKIETYPLLNYYRDNSEFYVVDANKDKEEVELVLYKVLKMI from the coding sequence ATGATTATAGTGCTTATAGGGTCTCCTGGTTCAGGGAAAGGAACTCAAGGGCAGTTATTGGCAAGAAAGTTAAATTTACCTCATGTGTCTACTGGCGATATATTCAGGCAAATGGTAAAGGTTAATAACAAGGATGGTTTGTTAATTAAAGAGTATATGGCACAAGGAAAACTTGTCCCTCCTAAATTGGTGAATAATGTAGTTAAGGAGTTTTTAACTCAGGATATATATAAAAACGGTTATGTTCTAGATGGTTATCCTCGTAATTTAGAGCAAGCTAATTTTCTAAGAATGTTTGCTAATCAAAAGATTAAAGTTGTGTTTTTCGACATAGACGATCAAGTGATTATCAAGAGGATTCTAGGTAGGTTTAATTGTGAAAATTGTGGACAAATTTATAATAGTTATTTCATTAAACCTAAGGTTGATAATGTCTGTGATGTTTGTGGATCAGATAAATTTATGCACAGACAAGATGATGATGAACAGACTATTAAGCAAAGAATAGAAGAATATAAAATAGAAACTTATCCGTTACTTAACTATTATAGAGATAATAGTGAATTCTATGTTGTTGATGCAAATAAGGATAA